One genomic region from Osmerus mordax isolate fOsmMor3 chromosome 4, fOsmMor3.pri, whole genome shotgun sequence encodes:
- the parvb gene encoding beta-parvin isoform X4, translating to MSDLTEEGKNAINAPMLPSGTEIHPEDTLLEENAERNMLDPTSRENPKFKDLQKVLIDWINNELEEDRIIVKDLEEDCYDGQVLQKLFEKLCGRKLNVAEVTQSEIGQKQKLQMVLEAVNEQLQPHGWSIEWSVDSIHSKNLVSIIYLLVALAMHFLAPIRLPEHVSVQVVVVKKREGILQTSHVTKELTSTTEMMMGRFDRDAFDTLLDHAPDKLNVVKKSLITFVNKHLNKLNLEVTELESQFADGVYLVLLMGLLEDYFVPLYNFFLTPESFEQKVHNVAFAFELMQDGGLKKPKARPEDVVNLNLKSTLRVLYNLFTNYKNSE from the exons AAGAGAATGCAGAGAGGAACATGCTGGACCCAACATCCAGAGAAAATCCTAAATTCAAAGACCTTCAGAAG gtacttATTGATTGGATCAACAATGAGCTGGAAGAGGACAGAATCATTGTCAAAGACCTGGAAGAAGATTGCTATGATGGGCAAGTGCTTCAGAAGTTATTTG AGAAGCTGTGTGGAAGGAAGCTGAACGTAGCGGAGGTGACCCAGTCTGAGATCGGCCAGAAGCAAAAACTCCAGATGGTTCTGGAGGCCGTGAACGAGCAGCTCCAGCCTCACGGATGGTCCATCGAGTGGAGTGTGGACT CTATCCATTCTAAAAACCTGGTGTCCATCATCTACCTGCTGGTGGCCCTTGCTATGCACTTCCTGGCTCCCATTCGGCTGCCTGAGCACGTGTCTGTACAGGTGGTGGTGGTCAAG AAACGAGAGGGCATACTGCAGACGTCTCATGTGACCAAGGAGCTAACTAGCACTACAGA GATGATGATGGGTCGATTTG ATAGGGATGCTTTTGACACACTCCTGGATCACGCCCCTGACAAACTCAACGTTGTCAAAAAG TCGCTCATCACATTTGTAAACAAACACCTGAACAAGCTGAACCTTGAGGTGACAGAGCTGGAGTCTCAG TTTGCTGATGGTGTGTATCTGGTGCTGTTAATGGGGCTGCTGGAAGACTATTTTGTCCCCCTCTACAACTTTTTCCTGACGCCAGAGAGCTTTGAACAGAAG GTCCACAATGTGGCGTTTGCCTTTGAGCTGATGCAAGATGGAGGACTGAAGAAACCCAAAGCTAGACCCGAAG ACGTCGTCAACTTGAACCTGAAGTCCACTCTGAGGGTCTTGTACAACCTGTTCACCAACTACAAGAACTCTGAATAA
- the parvb gene encoding beta-parvin isoform X5 codes for MLPSGTEIHPEDTLLEENAERNMLDPTSRENPKFKDLQKVLIDWINNELEEDRIIVKDLEEDCYDGQVLQKLFEKLCGRKLNVAEVTQSEIGQKQKLQMVLEAVNEQLQPHGWSIEWSVDSIHSKNLVSIIYLLVALAMHFLAPIRLPEHVSVQVVVVKKREGILQTSHVTKELTSTTEMMMGRFDRDAFDTLLDHAPDKLNVVKKSLITFVNKHLNKLNLEVTELESQFADGVYLVLLMGLLEDYFVPLYNFFLTPESFEQKVHNVAFAFELMQDGGLKKPKARPEDVVNLNLKSTLRVLYNLFTNYKNSE; via the exons AAGAGAATGCAGAGAGGAACATGCTGGACCCAACATCCAGAGAAAATCCTAAATTCAAAGACCTTCAGAAG gtacttATTGATTGGATCAACAATGAGCTGGAAGAGGACAGAATCATTGTCAAAGACCTGGAAGAAGATTGCTATGATGGGCAAGTGCTTCAGAAGTTATTTG AGAAGCTGTGTGGAAGGAAGCTGAACGTAGCGGAGGTGACCCAGTCTGAGATCGGCCAGAAGCAAAAACTCCAGATGGTTCTGGAGGCCGTGAACGAGCAGCTCCAGCCTCACGGATGGTCCATCGAGTGGAGTGTGGACT CTATCCATTCTAAAAACCTGGTGTCCATCATCTACCTGCTGGTGGCCCTTGCTATGCACTTCCTGGCTCCCATTCGGCTGCCTGAGCACGTGTCTGTACAGGTGGTGGTGGTCAAG AAACGAGAGGGCATACTGCAGACGTCTCATGTGACCAAGGAGCTAACTAGCACTACAGA GATGATGATGGGTCGATTTG ATAGGGATGCTTTTGACACACTCCTGGATCACGCCCCTGACAAACTCAACGTTGTCAAAAAG TCGCTCATCACATTTGTAAACAAACACCTGAACAAGCTGAACCTTGAGGTGACAGAGCTGGAGTCTCAG TTTGCTGATGGTGTGTATCTGGTGCTGTTAATGGGGCTGCTGGAAGACTATTTTGTCCCCCTCTACAACTTTTTCCTGACGCCAGAGAGCTTTGAACAGAAG GTCCACAATGTGGCGTTTGCCTTTGAGCTGATGCAAGATGGAGGACTGAAGAAACCCAAAGCTAGACCCGAAG ACGTCGTCAACTTGAACCTGAAGTCCACTCTGAGGGTCTTGTACAACCTGTTCACCAACTACAAGAACTCTGAATAA
- the parvg gene encoding gamma-parvin, protein MEGNVFDSQQEEKDTIDSFQGEKRKIIQPSSLQDPKLEKLKEVLVDWINSSLKHEHIVVQHLEEDIFDGLVIHHLLVRLAGVQLPVDEIAVTSAAQIHKLEIILEALNKRLELKESTIKWSVKLIHSRDLLATLHLLVAMVKCFQPDLDLPSNVTVEVVLVEVSRSGIKSDVQIEFLTKESDSIDSLSSSNREHPIDQLLQLDPHKVHTVKKAILHFVNQNLSSLGLQVIDLEKQFADGVILLLLIGQLEGFFLPICNFHLTPVSHTEMLHNVTLALDLLNDLELEVSNVDPQDIISQDASATLRVLYGLFKRHKAK, encoded by the exons atggagggaaacGTGTTTGACTCacagcaggaggagaaagacacCATTGACAGTTTTCAGG gggagaagagaaagatcATTCAACCCTCATCTTTGCAAGACCCCAAACTTGAAAAGTTGAAAGAG GTCTTGGTTGATTGGATCAACAGTTCTTTAAAGCACGAGCACATTGTGGTCCAACATCTAGAAGAAGACATATTTGATGGGCTGGTGATTCATCATCTcttgg TCAGGCTAGCAGGGGTGCAGCTGCCCGTGGATGAGATAGCTGTGACGAGCGCTGCTCAGATCCACAAGCTGGAGATCATTCTGGAAGCCCTCAACAAGAGGCTAGAACTCAAGGAGAGCACCATCAAGTGGAGCGTCAAAC TCATCCACAGCAGAGACCTCCTGGCCACTCTTCATCtgctggttgccatggtgaagtgttttcagcCCGATCTAGATTTGCCTTCGAATGTGACTGTGGAAGTTGTTCTGGTTGAG GTCAGCAGAAGTGGAATCAAGTCTGACGTACAAATAGAGTTCCTGACCAAAGAAAG TGATTCAATAGACTCCCTGAGTAGTTCTAACA GAGAACATCCTATTGATCAGCTGCTTCAGCTAGACCCGCACAAAGTGCACACAGTGAAAAAG GCCATTCTGCACTTTGTCAACCAGAACTTGTCCTCCCTGGGTCTGCAGGTGATCGACTTGGAGAAACAG ttTGCAGATGGTGTGATCCTCCTGCTGCTGATTGGGCAGTTAGAGGGGTTCTTCCTCCCCATCTGTAACTTTCACCTCACCCCCGTGAGCCACACTGAGATG CTTCACAATGTCACGTTAGCCCTGGACCTCCTCAATgacctggagctggaggtgtCCAACGTTGACCCACAAG ACATCATCTCCCAGGATGCATCAGCCACCTTGAGGGTCCTGTATGGCCTATTTAAGAGGCACAAAGCCAAGTGA
- the shisal1b gene encoding protein shisa-like-1a isoform X2 yields MTITSRQSFNVLTVIFLLLSTAALSAHFRVCEPYSDHKGRYHFGFHCPRLSDNKTYMFCCHHNNTAFKYCCNETEFQTVMQINLTTTSDGYAHNNYTALVGVWIYGFFVMVLLALDFLYYSAMNYEVCRVYLEKWGLGGRWLKKARNQWHRPVPEEEDSLAQAQPTVQSHHHPRHSLRGESNSPTLLSYNTSTA; encoded by the exons ATGACGATCACCAGCCGGCAGTCCTTCAATGTCCTGACAGTCATTTTCCTCCTGCTGTCCACAGCAG ccCTCTCGGCACATTTCCGAGTGTGTGAGCCCTACTCCGACCACAAGGGGCGTTACCACTTTGGCTTCCACTGCCCCCGCCTCTCAGACAACAAGACCTACATGTTCTGCTGTCACCACAACAACACAGCCTTCAAGTACTGCTGCAACGAGACAGAGTTCCAGACAGTCATGCAGATCAACCTGACCACCACCTCAGATGGCTATGCGCACAA TAACTACACTGCTCTGGTAGGCGTCTGGATCTATGGGTTCTTCGTCATGGTGCTGCTAGCCCTGGACTTCCTGTACTACTCGGCTATGAACTATGAGGTGTGCCGGGTCTACCTGGAGAAGTGGGGCCTGGGCGGGCGCTGGCTGAAGAAAGCCAGGAACCAGTGGCATCGGCCGGtaccagaggaggaggacagcctggcccaggcccagcccacgGTACAGAGTCACCATCATCCCAGACACAGCCTGCGGGGAGAGAGCAACAGCCCCACGCTCCTGTCCTACAACACGTCCACCGCCTG A
- the shisal1b gene encoding protein shisa-like-1a isoform X1: protein MTITSRQSFNVLTVIFLLLSTAALSAHFRVCEPYSDHKGRYHFGFHCPRLSDNKTYMFCCHHNNTAFKYCCNETEFQTVMQINLTTTSDGYAHNNYTALVGVWIYGFFVMVLLALDFLYYSAMNYEVCRVYLEKWGLGGRWLKKARNQWHRPVPEEEDSLAQAQPTVQSHHHPRHSLRGESNSPTLLSYNTSTAW, encoded by the exons ATGACGATCACCAGCCGGCAGTCCTTCAATGTCCTGACAGTCATTTTCCTCCTGCTGTCCACAGCAG ccCTCTCGGCACATTTCCGAGTGTGTGAGCCCTACTCCGACCACAAGGGGCGTTACCACTTTGGCTTCCACTGCCCCCGCCTCTCAGACAACAAGACCTACATGTTCTGCTGTCACCACAACAACACAGCCTTCAAGTACTGCTGCAACGAGACAGAGTTCCAGACAGTCATGCAGATCAACCTGACCACCACCTCAGATGGCTATGCGCACAA TAACTACACTGCTCTGGTAGGCGTCTGGATCTATGGGTTCTTCGTCATGGTGCTGCTAGCCCTGGACTTCCTGTACTACTCGGCTATGAACTATGAGGTGTGCCGGGTCTACCTGGAGAAGTGGGGCCTGGGCGGGCGCTGGCTGAAGAAAGCCAGGAACCAGTGGCATCGGCCGGtaccagaggaggaggacagcctggcccaggcccagcccacgGTACAGAGTCACCATCATCCCAGACACAGCCTGCGGGGAGAGAGCAACAGCCCCACGCTCCTGTCCTACAACACGTCCACCGCCTGGTGA